One Peterkaempfera bronchialis DNA window includes the following coding sequences:
- a CDS encoding PucR family transcriptional regulator encodes MRVGVGGAVDPLDAEASWGQARLALRFAVAGDPVEAVVDHDALGPVALLGAIPAGALSAQPDVRALHGLAGRDGGPLVLAALAAFCRTGSLRQAATELHLHHSSVAARLAHVEDALGWRLRDPQDRFRAQLALYAMRLADPP; translated from the coding sequence GTGCGGGTGGGTGTCGGCGGCGCCGTGGACCCGCTGGACGCGGAGGCGTCCTGGGGGCAGGCACGGCTGGCGCTGCGCTTCGCGGTGGCGGGCGACCCGGTCGAGGCGGTGGTCGACCATGACGCCCTGGGGCCGGTCGCGCTGCTGGGGGCGATCCCGGCCGGGGCGCTCTCCGCGCAGCCGGACGTCCGGGCCCTGCACGGCTTGGCGGGCCGGGACGGGGGCCCGCTGGTCCTGGCCGCGCTGGCGGCGTTCTGCCGTACCGGGTCCCTGCGGCAGGCCGCGACCGAGCTGCATCTGCACCACAGCTCGGTGGCGGCCCGGCTGGCCCATGTCGAGGACGCGCTGGGCTGGCGGCTGCGCGATCCGCAGGACCGTTTCCGCGCCCAACTGGCGCTGTATGCGATGCGGTTGGCCGACCCGCCATGA